A single region of the Kwoniella botswanensis chromosome 1, complete sequence genome encodes:
- a CDS encoding inosine-5'-monophosphate dehydrogenase, with protein sequence MSSANGHASSSTNPNAPARSESLLKASDALSYLDEYPRGDGLSLNELMDSRKNGGLTYNDFLMLPGHINFPANVVSLQSKVTKNIVLNTPFLSSPMDTVTEDRMAIALALHGGLGIIHHNCSAEDQAAMVRRVKKFENGFITDPICLKPDSTVGDVLDIKARYGFCGVPITETGKMNGKLVGIVTGRDVQFQDASVPVKSVMTTDLVTGSSGITLEQANNLLRDSKKGKLPIVDSNGNIVSLVARSDLLKNQNYPLASKVPESKQLYCGAAIGTRPGDKDRLKLLVEAGLDVVVLDSSQGNSVFQIEFIQWIKSTYPKLDVIAGNVVTREQAAQLIVAGADGLRIGMGSGSICITQEVMAVGRPQGTAVYAVSEFASRFGVPTIADGGIGNIGHIAKALSLGASAVMMGGLLAGTTESPGEYFYHEGKRVKVYRGMGSIEAMEHTQRGSVASKNAILSGSADNAATARYFSETDSVKVAQGVSGDVADKGSINKFVPYLYTGLQHSLQDAGVKSVTDLQKEARAGGVRFELRTASAQLEGGVHGLNSYTKRLFA encoded by the exons CGCGCCAGCTAGGTCGGAGAGCTTGCTCAAAGCTTCAGATGCTTTGTCATACCTCGATGAATACCCTCGAGGAGATGGTCTCTCTTTGAACGAGTTGATGGATTCAAGGAAGAATGGTGGTTTGACTTACAATGACTTCTTGATGTTACCGGGACATATCAACTTCCCTGCGAATGTGGTATCTCTCCAATCCAA AGTAACCAAGAACATCGTCCTCAACactcctttcctctcttcccccATGGACACTGTCACTGAGGACCG AATGGCCattgctcttgctcttcaCGGTGGTCTCGGTATCATCCACCACAACTGTAGCGCAGAAGACCAAGCCGCCATGGTCAGACGAGTCAAGAAATTCGAGAACGGTTTCATCACTGATCCTATTTGCTTGAAACCTGACAGCACCGTTGGAGA TGTATTGGACATCAAGGCTAGATATGGTTTCTGCGGTGTGCCTATCACAG AAACCGGAAAAATGAACGGTAAACTCGTTGGTATCGTTACCGGCCGAGATGTCCAATTCCAAGATGCCTCAGTACCCGTCAAATCCGTTATGACCACCGATCTCGTCACTGGATCATCCGGTATCACCCTCGAACAGGCCAACAACCTCCTCCGAGACTCCAAGAAGGGTAAACTCCCTATCGTCGATTCCAACGGAAACATCGTCTCTCTCGTTGCTCGATCCGATTTGTTGAAGAACCAAAACTACCCCTTAGCATCCAAAGTTCCCGAATCCAAACAATTATACTGTGGTGCTGCTATTGGTACTCGACCAGGAGACAAGGATCGATTGAAGTTACTCGTCGAAGCTGGATTAGACGTAGTTGTATTGGACTCTTCTCAAGGAAACTCGGTTTTCCAAATTGAATTCATCCAATGGATCAAATCGACTTACCCCAAACTCGACGTTATTGCCGGTAATGTTGTCACCCGAGAACAAGCTGCTCAGTTGATCGTAGCTGGTGCGGACGGTTTGAGAATCGGTATGGGTTCAGGATCAATCTGTATCACTCAAGAAGTTATGGCTGTCGGTCGACCTCAAGGTACAGCCGTATATGCTGTTTCCGAATTCGCCTCTAGATTCGGTGTACCAACCATCGCTGATGGTGGTATTGGAAATATCGGACATATCGCCAAAGCTTTATCTCTAGGTGCTTCAGCAGTGATGATGGGAGGTTTGTTGGCTGGTACCACCGAATCACCAGGAGAGTACTTCTACCATGAAGGTAAACGAGTTAAAGTTTACAGAGGAATGGGTTCGATCGAAGCTATGGAACATACCCAACGAGGATCCGTCGCTTCCAAGAATGCTATCTTAAGTGGATCAGCCGATAACGCAGCCACCGCTCGATACTTCTCTGAAACAGATTCGGTCAAAGTCGCTCAAGGTGTTTCCGGTGATGTCGCTGATAAAGGAAGTATCAACAAGTTCGTTCCATACTTGTACACTGGTTTACAACACTCTTTACAAGACGCTGGTGTTAAATC AGTTACCGATCTACAAAAGGAAGCTAGAGCTGGTGGAGTCCGATTCGAACTTCGGACTGCCTCTGCTCaattggaaggtggtgtTC